A portion of the Paenibacillus marchantiae genome contains these proteins:
- a CDS encoding ATP-binding protein — protein MENSKVPPTVMDQSVEAKKKYFENKLISHPKLEEAFTQAKIAVLKYKTPLILLYGPSGVGKSTLLTKLYNHLVNELINELNTDFSRVPAVLFESKAAESIQFSWKDYFKAGLIELHEPCIDHKMIPQHLSNIVNSRGFHSRETSSAIRWAFESALVHRRPLACMVDEAQHIAKISKGNKLMDQMDVVKSIANQTKVPHVLAGTYELLKFRNKSAQLSNRSIDVHIPRYRAENQQDLKEFQTSVLTLQDHMPVQEIDLLEHWEFLYERSIGCIGALKLWLQRALDIYLMENETQFSLKYLEKTSLSIKQCSTMAREAREGELELHETEEEREFLLKSLGLNTLENNTQVKNEKKSSKKVGQRNPVRDSCGK, from the coding sequence ATGGAGAATTCTAAAGTCCCCCCTACTGTAATGGATCAATCTGTGGAGGCGAAGAAAAAGTACTTCGAGAATAAACTTATTTCTCACCCGAAACTGGAAGAAGCATTTACCCAAGCCAAGATTGCAGTACTAAAATATAAGACTCCACTCATTCTACTCTATGGTCCAAGCGGTGTGGGTAAATCTACTTTGTTAACTAAACTCTACAATCATCTTGTCAATGAATTGATAAATGAATTAAACACTGACTTCTCAAGAGTCCCTGCTGTACTCTTTGAATCCAAAGCAGCGGAATCAATCCAGTTCAGTTGGAAAGATTATTTTAAAGCAGGATTGATTGAGTTACATGAACCATGTATCGATCACAAAATGATACCCCAGCATCTCTCCAACATAGTAAATTCTCGAGGTTTCCATAGTAGAGAAACTTCATCTGCAATAAGATGGGCTTTTGAAAGTGCCCTAGTGCACAGAAGGCCATTAGCTTGTATGGTTGATGAAGCACAACACATTGCAAAGATATCAAAAGGTAATAAACTGATGGATCAAATGGATGTTGTCAAATCCATTGCTAATCAAACAAAAGTCCCACATGTTCTTGCAGGAACGTATGAGCTCCTGAAATTTCGAAATAAAAGCGCTCAATTAAGCAATCGAAGTATAGACGTTCATATACCAAGGTATAGAGCAGAAAATCAGCAGGATCTCAAGGAATTTCAAACCAGCGTTCTAACGTTACAAGATCATATGCCTGTTCAGGAGATCGATCTTTTGGAACATTGGGAATTTTTATATGAAAGAAGTATAGGATGTATCGGGGCTTTAAAGCTTTGGTTACAGCGTGCACTAGATATATACCTCATGGAGAATGAAACCCAATTCTCTTTAAAGTACCTGGAAAAAACTTCACTAAGTATTAAGCAATGTAGCACGATGGCTCGTGAAGCAAGAGAAGGAGAATTGGAACTTCATGAAACAGAGGAAGAAAGAGAATTTTTATTAAAATCTCTCGGCTTAAATACACTAGAAAATAATACACAAGTTAAAAATGAAAAGAAAAGTTCAAAAAAAGTTGGGCAAAGAAATCCAGTCAGAGACTCTTGTGGAAAATAA
- a CDS encoding TniQ family protein — translation MVIYLDDTYKVPYKVSRLYALKPEGLQTGLKEGIVSYITRLAAAHHICMGDLIKGIISSELEREYLQNDISRGGSRFYQRAKSLNGVGLHTKSIVDILSMLTTVDKLENLTLLPWEEVICDKYLFKPSKAWCAQCYHEWNTEGKPLYEPLLWSIKLTSVYPIHNSPLTMSCPNQSCRKTISHLSRNSAIGFCPHCSSWLGQNSNHIVLNENTSQLRNSLTLLQLIAKIQRHSICRKNIQDSFQVLLTYTHGNISRLANLISMNRCTVWQYCNGAFIPPLPTILEICNHLNIDLIDFLLGNISHLNMNLTYQMPSIERFCVNKISNDISAKNKEFKNSKKILNYEKTCEDIERAVLSLNESGYYPSKRNVERVLQRSGILQRPTYKNIWRTMKQKQVYKGINMKAT, via the coding sequence ATGGTTATCTATTTAGATGATACTTATAAGGTGCCATACAAAGTAAGTAGATTATACGCTCTTAAACCAGAAGGACTCCAAACAGGATTAAAAGAAGGAATTGTTAGTTATATTACGCGGTTAGCTGCTGCTCATCATATATGTATGGGAGATTTAATTAAGGGTATTATCTCTTCTGAACTCGAGAGAGAGTATCTACAAAATGATATTTCTCGAGGAGGAAGTAGATTCTATCAACGAGCAAAATCATTAAATGGCGTTGGTCTTCACACTAAAAGCATAGTAGACATCCTGTCTATGTTAACGACTGTAGATAAACTTGAAAATCTCACTTTGCTACCCTGGGAAGAGGTTATATGTGATAAATACTTGTTCAAACCTTCAAAAGCATGGTGCGCACAGTGTTATCATGAATGGAACACAGAAGGAAAGCCACTTTACGAACCACTGTTGTGGTCTATAAAGCTAACTTCTGTATACCCAATTCATAATTCCCCTTTAACAATGAGTTGTCCTAATCAAAGTTGCAGGAAAACAATATCTCATCTCTCAAGAAATTCAGCAATTGGATTTTGCCCTCACTGTTCTAGTTGGCTTGGACAAAACAGCAATCACATCGTTCTCAATGAGAATACAAGTCAGTTAAGAAACTCTCTTACCCTGCTTCAATTGATTGCAAAAATACAAAGGCACAGTATATGTAGAAAAAATATCCAAGATAGTTTTCAAGTTTTGCTCACATATACCCATGGTAATATTTCTCGTCTAGCAAATTTAATTAGCATGAATCGCTGTACAGTGTGGCAATATTGCAACGGAGCTTTTATCCCACCCTTACCTACTATTTTGGAGATTTGTAATCACCTAAACATTGACTTAATAGATTTCCTCTTAGGTAACATCTCACATCTAAATATGAATTTAACGTATCAGATGCCTAGTATAGAGCGTTTCTGCGTCAACAAAATATCTAATGACATATCAGCTAAAAATAAGGAATTTAAAAACAGCAAAAAAATTTTGAACTATGAAAAAACTTGCGAAGATATTGAAAGGGCAGTTCTCAGTTTAAATGAATCTGGTTACTATCCAAGCAAACGCAATGTAGAAAGAGTTCTACAACGTAGTGGGATATTACAAAGACCGACATATAAGAATATTTGGAGAACCATGAAACAAAAGCAAGTCTACAAAGGAATCAATATGAAAGCCACATAG
- a CDS encoding ComEC/Rec2 family competence protein — translation MKGRPLLVFTVCWLCGSGMACALSGWSLIVGMIGAFVCLPLLLRWIDIRGWSILLLIGALVSGAVHWEWNDARNRSSLPDITHTTAEDLDGYAATLEGILMSDVRIDGDRADFEMQVTSMLPLSDASSAPASEARTAPNVRERLMVQVRLAEEEEQQVAAGWKRGDTITLTGALALPSEARNFGGFDYRNYLRTLHIHWLFKVKGASSVTTVPPEGLGELNILRWNDIVRHKLGAAVEQIFPEPHAGYMKGLIIGMANDIDPDTYGQFSQLGLTHILAISGTHVAVYVASLLLLLSWLRLTRETSLTIVLLLIPAYVLLSGGSPSVIRAGIMSMIGLYMARRGLARDGLQMISAAALLMMWWNPYFLLSVSFQLSFLVTAGLMIYMPLINRIFSSWPKGLAATASVTVTAQLISFPVTILYFNQFSLLSFVANFLLVSLISAIVLPLGTVALILSFIWMPLAKPLAWIAIMLNKLTFVSVEWMNSLPGFVLIWATPSLLWITAYYAVLYALLRVLHRGRGDQPVVQGTEEDTAPLDRRFVGGTPKAALGLSGLSNVSSQGLNKGGRKGGRETSPGSMTTLSASIAWPEYTSAFAARGAGFYSGERMNVFHKWMCALLALSFVVGLWWAYQTPQPAGTGVVQFLDIGQGDSTLITTPEGKHILVDGGGTVQFGKSEQSWKTRRDPYEVGAKVVVPLLKKRGIHRLDAVIVTHADQDHAGGLQAVLEQIPVERFMFNGTTSGTANFEKLLDTVIDKQIPLYAIRQGMSYAPDGETRLHFIYPDLEKAMDTEERLPFSEHQNHDSVVFMLEMAGASLLFTGDMDAAAEQDLLYMIQDGSLSASFGQYDADATLVDVTIQEMFTRHLGENHEVIT, via the coding sequence ATGAAAGGCAGACCTTTACTGGTATTTACCGTCTGCTGGTTATGCGGTAGTGGGATGGCATGTGCATTATCGGGTTGGTCCTTGATCGTGGGAATGATCGGGGCGTTCGTTTGTCTGCCACTTTTACTACGATGGATTGATATACGCGGTTGGTCCATCTTGTTACTGATTGGAGCACTCGTTAGCGGTGCTGTGCACTGGGAATGGAATGATGCGCGGAATCGGAGTAGTCTGCCCGATATCACACATACGACAGCCGAGGATTTGGACGGTTATGCAGCTACACTCGAAGGAATCCTTATGTCGGATGTACGCATAGATGGGGATCGGGCTGATTTTGAAATGCAGGTCACGTCGATGCTTCCACTATCCGATGCATCCTCGGCGCCAGCGTCGGAAGCGCGAACTGCGCCTAACGTGAGAGAACGTCTAATGGTCCAAGTTCGCCTGGCTGAGGAAGAAGAACAGCAAGTAGCAGCAGGGTGGAAGCGAGGAGATACGATCACGTTGACGGGTGCGCTTGCGCTTCCCAGCGAAGCTAGAAATTTTGGTGGGTTTGACTATCGAAATTACTTAAGGACTCTTCATATCCATTGGTTGTTTAAAGTGAAGGGTGCCAGCTCGGTAACCACCGTTCCGCCGGAAGGGCTGGGGGAACTCAATATCCTCCGGTGGAATGACATCGTCAGGCATAAACTTGGCGCAGCGGTAGAACAGATATTTCCCGAACCTCATGCGGGGTATATGAAAGGCCTGATTATCGGGATGGCTAATGATATCGATCCGGATACATATGGACAATTTTCACAGCTTGGTTTAACTCATATATTGGCGATCTCCGGAACACATGTCGCGGTGTATGTGGCATCGCTGCTTCTCCTTTTATCATGGCTTAGGTTAACCCGAGAAACCTCGCTCACCATTGTGTTGCTGCTAATACCTGCATATGTACTGTTGTCTGGCGGTTCACCATCAGTCATTCGTGCGGGTATCATGTCGATGATTGGTTTGTATATGGCGCGGCGCGGGCTTGCGAGGGATGGATTGCAGATGATCAGTGCAGCAGCGTTGTTGATGATGTGGTGGAACCCGTATTTTTTACTGAGCGTGAGCTTTCAGCTATCTTTTCTGGTAACGGCTGGACTGATGATTTACATGCCACTGATTAATCGGATATTTAGCAGTTGGCCCAAGGGCCTTGCAGCAACAGCTTCTGTGACGGTAACAGCACAGCTCATTTCTTTTCCGGTCACGATTCTGTATTTCAACCAGTTTTCACTGCTTTCATTTGTCGCAAACTTCCTGCTTGTATCTTTGATCAGTGCCATTGTACTTCCTCTTGGAACGGTTGCCCTGATTTTATCGTTCATTTGGATGCCTCTGGCTAAACCATTGGCGTGGATTGCTATTATGTTGAACAAATTGACCTTTGTAAGTGTGGAGTGGATGAACAGTTTGCCTGGATTTGTGCTGATCTGGGCTACCCCATCGCTACTGTGGATAACAGCATATTATGCCGTTCTCTATGCGCTTCTGCGGGTCCTTCACCGTGGTCGAGGTGACCAGCCTGTAGTTCAGGGCACAGAAGAGGATACGGCTCCGCTGGATCGCCGATTTGTTGGGGGAACGCCTAAAGCTGCTCTGGGGCTGTCTGGGTTGTCTAATGTATCATCACAAGGATTAAACAAAGGTGGACGTAAAGGTGGACGTGAGACTAGCCCGGGTTCGATGACAACATTAAGTGCAAGTATTGCCTGGCCGGAATATACCAGTGCATTTGCTGCGCGTGGGGCGGGTTTTTACTCTGGTGAACGGATGAACGTCTTCCACAAATGGATGTGTGCGCTGCTGGCTCTCAGCTTTGTGGTGGGATTATGGTGGGCATACCAGACACCGCAGCCTGCGGGGACAGGAGTGGTGCAGTTTTTGGATATCGGACAAGGGGACAGTACACTTATTACAACACCTGAAGGCAAACATATTTTGGTCGATGGTGGAGGTACGGTCCAGTTCGGGAAGTCTGAACAATCCTGGAAGACACGGCGTGATCCATACGAAGTAGGGGCCAAGGTGGTCGTTCCTTTATTGAAAAAGCGGGGCATTCATCGGCTGGACGCCGTAATCGTAACCCATGCCGATCAGGATCATGCTGGTGGATTACAGGCCGTGCTCGAACAGATTCCAGTGGAACGATTCATGTTCAATGGGACAACCAGCGGTACAGCCAATTTCGAGAAATTGCTGGATACCGTTATAGACAAGCAGATTCCGTTATATGCCATTCGCCAAGGGATGTCCTACGCTCCGGATGGGGAGACCAGACTACATTTTATATATCCGGATCTGGAGAAAGCGATGGATACAGAAGAAAGATTGCCCTTCTCGGAACATCAGAATCATGATTCGGTTGTCTTTATGCTGGAAATGGCAGGCGCCTCATTATTGTTCACAGGAGACATGGATGCTGCAGCCGAGCAGGATCTGCTCTATATGATTCAAGATGGATCGCTCTCAGCCTCGTTTGGACAGTACGATGCGGATGCTACGTTAGTAGATGTTACTATTCAGGAGATGTTTACACGTCATTTGGGGGAGAATCATGAGGTTATCACTTAA
- the comER gene encoding late competence protein ComER, with protein sequence MKVGFIGTGSMGSLLIYALIQSGALEPRQIAASNRTPSKVRQLSLRYPGLHESQSNRETVIRSNIIFLCVKPLEFKHVIDDILPVVNPNHIIVSITSPVQLRHLESSLPCKVSKVIPSVTHQVGSGASLCIHGERMTTEDRAVLEGLLSHIGRPYQVDEACTRITSDFSSCGPAFISFFLEQWIESAVKLTGIKRADACALAGEMLLGTGKLLTEGGYTPQELQARVAVPGGITAQALALLKVSLNGVFDSLIQTTHDKYDEDLLKLDELFKAGEINRQQY encoded by the coding sequence ATGAAGGTTGGATTTATCGGAACCGGCAGCATGGGCAGCCTGCTGATCTATGCCTTGATTCAATCCGGTGCACTTGAGCCACGGCAGATCGCCGCCAGCAATAGAACCCCTTCCAAAGTACGGCAGCTATCCCTCCGTTACCCCGGTCTGCATGAATCACAGAGCAACCGGGAAACCGTCATCCGCAGCAATATCATCTTTTTGTGCGTGAAGCCACTTGAATTCAAACATGTCATTGACGACATCCTGCCTGTCGTGAATCCCAATCATATAATCGTCTCGATCACCAGTCCCGTGCAGCTGCGCCATCTGGAATCTTCACTTCCTTGCAAAGTCTCCAAAGTTATCCCCAGCGTTACGCACCAGGTCGGCAGCGGAGCGTCCCTGTGTATTCACGGTGAGCGAATGACTACCGAAGACCGCGCTGTGCTGGAAGGGCTGCTCAGTCATATCGGCAGACCCTATCAAGTGGATGAAGCCTGCACCCGGATCACTTCCGACTTCTCCAGCTGCGGACCTGCATTCATATCGTTCTTTCTGGAGCAATGGATTGAGAGTGCCGTCAAGCTTACAGGCATCAAACGAGCCGACGCCTGCGCTCTTGCCGGCGAGATGCTCCTGGGAACAGGCAAGCTGCTCACCGAAGGAGGATACACCCCGCAAGAACTTCAGGCTCGCGTGGCTGTCCCTGGCGGCATCACCGCACAGGCACTTGCCCTGCTAAAGGTCAGTCTGAATGGGGTTTTTGACAGTCTGATCCAGACGACTCACGACAAATATGATGAAGATTTGTTGAAGCTGGATGAACTATTCAAAGCCGGTGAGATTAACCGGCAACAATATTAA
- a CDS encoding ComEA family DNA-binding protein, protein MRCNKGMTIAAAVVGCILILWSGKSEQPPSGWEPMQLATEKPTIEQETPAVQSATLVQEQTKASDAEQRSSTTEAPVETNLVDAAAGKVSDQTVAVKQTDTPTDGTQTKSEAAVVSPDNNQALVSNEAVDNGKIDVNTAPAAKLMDLPGIGEKKAQAIIDYRNSHGPFTKVSDLTKVKGIGMKMLEKMAPYVQIR, encoded by the coding sequence ATGAGATGTAACAAGGGGATGACCATTGCTGCGGCGGTGGTCGGATGTATTCTGATATTATGGTCGGGCAAAAGTGAACAGCCGCCTTCGGGCTGGGAACCTATGCAGCTCGCCACCGAGAAGCCGACGATAGAGCAGGAAACCCCTGCTGTACAGTCGGCTACTTTGGTTCAGGAACAAACGAAGGCTTCCGATGCAGAACAGAGATCGTCAACAACAGAGGCCCCAGTAGAGACTAATCTGGTTGATGCCGCAGCAGGGAAAGTGTCTGATCAGACAGTTGCAGTTAAGCAAACGGATACTCCTACTGATGGGACACAAACGAAATCCGAGGCAGCGGTTGTTTCACCAGACAATAACCAAGCTTTGGTTAGTAATGAAGCTGTCGACAATGGCAAAATTGATGTCAATACAGCTCCGGCAGCGAAGCTGATGGACCTTCCTGGAATTGGGGAGAAAAAGGCGCAAGCCATTATTGATTATCGTAATTCCCATGGTCCGTTTACCAAAGTCAGCGATCTGACCAAAGTGAAAGGAATCGGAATGAAGATGCTGGAGAAAATGGCTCCGTATGTTCAGATCAGGTAA
- a CDS encoding deoxycytidylate deaminase, producing MSTADVRKDWDTYFMDIAYMVSTRSRCSRRHVGAVLVQGKKLLGTAYNGAPMGVPDCSEAGCMISEEYELVVTDGQEEMVKKQRCIRTIHAEQNLLLFTDRIDREGSSVYVTDEPCWTCSNMLANSGITEIVFHRPYPKDTGKVTNMMKQKGITFRKLENYQPPRETMMTVSD from the coding sequence ATGAGCACGGCAGACGTACGCAAAGACTGGGATACGTATTTCATGGACATCGCATATATGGTCTCTACCCGTTCCCGCTGTTCACGCCGTCATGTTGGGGCTGTACTTGTGCAGGGGAAGAAACTGCTTGGAACAGCCTATAATGGTGCGCCCATGGGGGTTCCGGACTGCTCTGAAGCAGGATGCATGATCTCAGAAGAATATGAGCTGGTGGTAACCGACGGTCAGGAGGAAATGGTTAAAAAGCAACGCTGTATTCGTACCATTCATGCGGAGCAGAATTTGCTTTTGTTCACCGATCGAATTGACCGCGAAGGCTCTTCTGTATATGTCACGGATGAACCTTGCTGGACTTGCTCTAATATGCTCGCGAATAGCGGTATTACAGAAATCGTGTTTCATCGCCCGTATCCCAAGGACACAGGCAAGGTAACAAATATGATGAAGCAAAAAGGTATTACGTTTCGTAAGCTGGAAAATTACCAGCCTCCGCGGGAGACGATGATGACAGTAAGTGACTAG
- a CDS encoding TniQ family protein: MNHLSSIPPRSAIYSIEPMYKNTAEVESLHHYVYRLAREHCLNVGKFLDYCLNEQFPAQALIHNGHAAAFSTQEQLVECLEKLSGRNDLSNTTLLYYKEVISDVSLYRNHQAWCPVCLSEKNEPVYERLSWTLYVVNACIEHEQILVEKCKSCSKKQVPYVDYGFCKFCKSDLSSTTCTNRASYDELDYVEEILDIIRARRMPEIPVENSIQFLMELYDLKNQQLSKATLVNPVALSNRRKKPNLTTAVKLSSYFQLPVYKLLDNRLV; encoded by the coding sequence ATGAATCACCTCTCTTCTATACCTCCAAGAAGCGCCATATATTCCATTGAGCCGATGTATAAAAATACAGCTGAAGTTGAAAGTCTCCATCACTATGTATATAGACTGGCAAGAGAACACTGTCTTAATGTCGGTAAATTTTTAGATTATTGTTTAAATGAGCAATTTCCAGCCCAAGCCTTAATTCATAATGGGCATGCTGCTGCTTTTTCTACACAGGAACAATTAGTAGAATGTCTAGAGAAACTTTCAGGAAGAAATGATCTTTCTAATACGACATTGTTATACTATAAAGAAGTCATTTCTGATGTCAGTTTGTATAGAAATCATCAAGCCTGGTGTCCAGTTTGCCTTTCTGAAAAGAACGAACCTGTTTACGAGAGGTTAAGCTGGACCTTATATGTTGTAAACGCATGTATTGAGCACGAGCAAATTTTAGTTGAAAAATGTAAATCTTGTTCCAAAAAGCAGGTGCCATATGTAGATTATGGCTTTTGCAAGTTTTGTAAGTCGGACTTAAGTAGTACTACTTGTACCAATCGAGCTTCTTATGATGAGCTTGACTACGTAGAAGAAATATTAGATATTATTAGAGCTCGAAGAATGCCAGAAATTCCAGTAGAAAATTCAATTCAATTTCTAATGGAATTATACGATCTCAAAAACCAACAGCTCTCCAAAGCAACTCTAGTAAATCCAGTGGCATTAAGTAACAGACGTAAAAAGCCTAATTTGACTACTGCGGTAAAATTAAGTTCCTATTTTCAGTTACCCGTTTATAAGTTATTGGATAATCGGTTAGTCTAA
- a CDS encoding ribbon-helix-helix domain-containing protein, with protein MSLDDFIITPKEDKSVTLTIRIEKSTQEQFDILAQKSNRSRNELINMALEYALKNAKFIQTTDEKKSN; from the coding sequence TTGAGTCTGGATGATTTTATAATAACGCCTAAAGAAGATAAATCTGTTACACTCACTATTCGAATAGAAAAATCAACCCAGGAACAATTTGATATACTTGCTCAAAAGAGCAATCGCTCACGCAATGAGCTGATTAATATGGCACTTGAATACGCTTTGAAAAATGCTAAGTTTATTCAAACCACGGACGAAAAAAAAAGTAATTAA
- a CDS encoding TnsA endonuclease N-terminal domain-containing protein, whose amino-acid sequence MLTETQYELWLIDNAVQLNAKNMINEIRSSQPSRLVRSSIKNVSGRYPSIKMNFTVQYESHTLELPYIHTLEHSNSVLEFYDQPNSIKLDYMSTVNEKHKRKSFYYTPDFFVIEEHGAKWVECKSDEDLQKLSEKDPSRYCLDSNGNWRCPPGESYAQQFNLGFEVFNSNKLHWVYQRNLVFLSTYLKKNVNSDAEMSEKLLLHLDRQPGQSLNDLLDVADNLDIPSDLIYSLIATEKIYVDLYSHVLAEPLYTPVFTSKEKAMAYIHIKNTAVDLSMLESTVIDIEVGSSLLWDEQVWDILNKGQNYLTIRNKQSIVDLTHAEIIKFSKLGKIKHSKSNIIMKTAHDSKTHERLISASIEDCRIANERMELILPYLKEGSKVDTSLTSRTIRNYVFIYKKNEQIYGNGYIGLLPLHQQKGNHTSRLSENTTNLIEECIRDKYETFKQPKKLEVYGAFLVACKEKGVEPCSYKTFVKKINSRPTHHQVKKRKGEKAAYRFESFYLEYSQTNIRHGDRPFEIAHLDHTELDIELIDPLTKKNLGRPWVTFLTDAFTRKILALYLTFDPPSYRSAMMIFRECVRRYSRLPETIVVDGGKEFSSVYFETTLAMFRSGKKQRPAGKPRYGSVIERLFGTTNTRFIYNLLGNTQSTKDVRTLTPKNNPKKLAVWTLSKFSEKLEEFSYDIYDHIGHPALGGQSPSDAFALGLKNSGQRNSSIIPFDETFHILTMPSTSKGTAKVHPGRGFKNNYLHYWSESFRNPEVEGKQIPVRYDPYNIGVAYAYVGKRWVMCMSDYYSVFNGKTEKQIKIASKELLQKNRNHSRRFQLEAKKIAEFLIDCDSDELLLQQMKDDQTLVQKEDSPNTKSSIESFPDKVEKSTTQEINKVIIETILEERYGEF is encoded by the coding sequence ATGTTAACAGAAACGCAGTATGAGCTTTGGTTGATCGATAATGCTGTGCAATTGAACGCTAAAAATATGATTAATGAAATCCGTTCGTCCCAACCTTCCCGGCTTGTCAGGAGTTCTATAAAGAATGTTTCTGGAAGATACCCAAGTATAAAAATGAACTTTACAGTTCAATACGAAAGTCACACCTTAGAATTACCTTATATCCATACTTTAGAGCACAGTAATTCTGTATTAGAATTTTATGATCAGCCTAACTCAATTAAGCTTGATTACATGAGCACAGTTAACGAAAAACATAAAAGAAAATCTTTTTACTACACACCTGATTTCTTTGTTATAGAAGAACACGGTGCAAAATGGGTAGAGTGTAAAAGCGATGAAGATCTACAAAAACTATCTGAAAAGGATCCATCTAGATACTGTTTAGATAGTAACGGCAATTGGAGATGTCCACCGGGAGAAAGTTATGCTCAGCAATTCAATCTTGGTTTTGAAGTATTCAATTCAAACAAGTTACATTGGGTATATCAACGAAATCTTGTTTTTCTTTCAACATATCTAAAAAAAAATGTAAATTCCGATGCGGAAATGTCTGAAAAATTATTATTACATCTTGATCGCCAACCAGGACAATCACTCAACGATTTATTAGATGTGGCTGACAATCTTGATATTCCGTCTGATTTAATTTATTCATTAATTGCTACTGAGAAGATATATGTTGATTTGTACAGCCATGTCTTGGCTGAACCCCTTTATACACCAGTATTTACTTCTAAAGAAAAAGCTATGGCCTACATCCATATAAAAAATACTGCCGTAGATTTATCTATGCTTGAGAGTACAGTTATAGATATTGAAGTTGGGAGTAGTCTGTTATGGGATGAACAAGTATGGGACATTCTTAATAAAGGTCAGAATTATCTCACGATACGCAATAAACAAAGTATAGTCGACTTAACACATGCCGAGATTATCAAGTTTTCTAAATTAGGGAAAATAAAACATAGTAAATCTAATATTATAATGAAAACAGCTCATGATAGTAAAACACATGAAAGACTCATTTCAGCTAGTATAGAGGACTGTCGCATAGCAAACGAGCGTATGGAGTTGATATTGCCCTATTTAAAGGAAGGTTCCAAAGTTGATACAAGCCTCACTAGCCGAACCATAAGAAACTATGTTTTCATTTATAAAAAAAATGAACAAATTTATGGGAACGGGTACATTGGTCTACTCCCTTTGCATCAACAGAAAGGCAATCACACGAGTAGACTGTCAGAAAACACAACAAATTTAATTGAAGAATGTATTCGAGATAAGTATGAAACTTTTAAGCAACCAAAAAAATTAGAAGTCTACGGAGCTTTTCTAGTAGCTTGTAAAGAAAAAGGGGTAGAGCCTTGCAGTTACAAGACTTTTGTTAAAAAAATTAATAGCCGCCCTACTCATCATCAAGTCAAAAAAAGAAAGGGCGAGAAAGCAGCTTACCGCTTTGAATCTTTTTACTTAGAATATAGCCAAACAAATATACGACATGGAGATCGTCCGTTTGAGATTGCGCATTTAGATCACACCGAGTTAGATATAGAACTCATAGATCCACTCACTAAAAAGAATCTTGGCAGACCTTGGGTAACGTTTCTGACTGATGCGTTTACAAGGAAAATACTAGCACTTTACCTTACTTTCGATCCCCCATCGTACCGATCTGCGATGATGATTTTTCGTGAATGTGTTAGACGTTACTCGAGATTACCTGAAACAATTGTCGTTGATGGAGGAAAAGAGTTTTCCAGTGTTTATTTTGAAACAACACTCGCGATGTTTCGCTCAGGAAAAAAACAGCGACCTGCGGGTAAACCACGGTACGGATCTGTTATTGAACGGTTATTTGGTACCACCAATACTCGGTTTATTTATAATCTTTTGGGAAATACACAATCAACAAAAGATGTTAGAACGCTCACTCCGAAAAACAACCCAAAAAAACTTGCAGTCTGGACACTTAGTAAATTCTCAGAAAAATTAGAAGAATTCTCGTACGATATCTATGATCATATTGGACACCCTGCGCTTGGTGGGCAAAGCCCAAGTGATGCCTTTGCGTTAGGTCTCAAAAACTCTGGGCAGCGAAATAGTAGCATTATTCCATTTGATGAGACCTTTCATATCCTAACTATGCCTTCAACAAGCAAAGGAACTGCAAAAGTACATCCAGGTAGAGGGTTTAAAAATAATTACCTTCACTACTGGTCTGAAAGCTTTCGTAATCCCGAAGTTGAGGGAAAACAGATTCCAGTCCGTTACGATCCATACAATATTGGCGTAGCTTATGCATATGTAGGAAAAAGATGGGTTATGTGTATGTCTGACTATTATAGTGTCTTCAATGGAAAGACTGAAAAACAGATTAAAATTGCATCTAAAGAGCTTTTACAGAAAAATCGGAACCATTCAAGAAGATTTCAATTAGAGGCAAAAAAAATAGCAGAGTTTTTAATAGACTGTGATTCTGATGAGCTCTTGCTGCAACAAATGAAGGATGATCAAACTTTAGTACAAAAAGAAGACTCCCCTAACACAAAGAGCTCTATAGAATCTTTTCCAGACAAAGTTGAAAAGTCCACTACTCAGGAAATTAATAAAGTGATTATTGAGACGATTTTGGAGGAACGTTATGGAGAATTCTAA